The Ostrinia nubilalis chromosome 11, ilOstNubi1.1, whole genome shotgun sequence genomic sequence AGGGTAGCTTTATAAATAACCATTGGGAATATAAAAGCCATTCcccgctgcccaataccgacgacctaggcatgtcctagacgacccggacgatcctattaccgaatttctgaacacagacatcattgccttaagcacgccaactactccacaacacagtagctcgttacaccgtactcgccggcgagtacgaggccctgctttccatttcggacggtacagaccgGTAcaggccggttctcccctattcgtcccccggacacggcctgagccgaggtccgagcctaccgtggcgccctcaggccgcgtccgtagtcccctcgatcgggcccactagagtgagcccaccgtaggctggactttggtcccacaccgcggtgggcaaccctctagttgggttcgccactgatcgggtctgagaccgacgatcgccaaacggctagagtaccttctgtactcgccactctgcccggtgaagctggaaaagctcttcaaggtacaagcgcgcgtcccttcaaaaaaaaaaaaaagccatTCATGGAAAATGTAAGGTGGCAATGAATGACACTGTGGAGCTTAGAAAATATATAagacatgtttttatttttaaagcgcACTAAAGGATGGCTTTtattacgttaaaaataaaatactaatataacggggattaatgaactttttagttcattaatctccattataagctccaattaaacaaaaacttcactaatccccgtttatGGAGAGCTGGTCCAGATGGTTcatctacataattatgtagatactagcttttgcccgcggcttcacccgcgtgaaatttagtgcaaCAGACTGCCATAAATTATAACcttgttaatctgggttacaaataataactaatactgtaaagtttcaaccaaatccgttcagtagtttttgcgtgaaagagtaacgaacatccacacaaactttcacctttataatattCGTAGGATAACAAGTTCAACTTCATACCAATATTCTGTCCACTTTAGGTATGCAGTCGCGCGTTTTTAAAACGCGTGTGTGTGCTACAACGTAAGGCTAGATAGCCCCATTAAacctaatattatttttcacgTTTTAGAACCTTTTTCTGGGTTGTATTGGAGATTTAAACGAAAAACGCTTAAATAAGTATTCCTAtaatttattgtataaaaagaaaatattgatcTCTAAGTAACAAcaatacaataacaataatgttagaCTAtgagctaaataaataaatacctttaaTACCATTGGTTACAGTTTAAAGCCcagaaatacaaaaaataagtatACAAGTTATAATGAGATtcttataataaattacattattacattacacatttttattgatatcatgtattttttttacattaaaaaaaaagtacagtTTCTAATACATGGTCAAAACCATGTCACTATCTACAGTATGCGATAAAGCAAGAGTGCGAAAGGCGAAATGCATGACGCGCCATAATTTATGTTTAGACCACACTCCAGTGTTGTCATGCAATAATGTATTTCTATAACTTAGCTATAAAGagaattttacaactttttacaaaaagattatgagcTGATACATTAATATTTTCCATTAATAAATTCCTAAAATCTAAGTTAGTATGTAATGTTTATAATGTCCCAAGTTATTGTACTTCAATTTACATTCTAAGTTACCTACATTATAAATGTATAGATTGGCTAACCAATCTAAATATAAATGATCAAGAAACATGATTTAAAGCAAAGTAAAAAATTTAGGCAATACATTATAAGCTGGTGAGTCAAACTTTAAGGCTAAGGTAAGTACAACTATGTATTATTTTGAACCCAAACAGAATCTAATAAATTGCATTGGCCTTATGCCCACCAgtcaattataaaataatgtcaagTATAATAACTATGTGATTGAGTATTCTTTGATGTTCatggcattaaaaataaaatccataAACTAACGGACGACATGCAATTCAACAGTTGAATTCTTAGTTGTGATTAAAGCAAGCAGTCTATTTTCATTGTCTTGACCAACCTCTTGCCAGGCACATTTGCCAATCAGGGGTACTTCTTCGAGAGGAGGGCGAAAGGCAACAAGCAAGGTCAGGCATAGTCCATCAGCTCCTGGATCAGCTTCTACATTCAGTAATCCCAGAGGCCTGTGTTGGCCAACATCTGCTCCAAACATTTCTACCATAAATCTCCTCAATGTTGAATGGATACTTTTAGCAGGATTTATTTCACATGTTGGAAAATGTATTGATGTTTTCTCACTCAATAACACATGCAATTTGTTTGTACTTCTTTTTTTTATCACAACAATCAACCTCAACAAATCCTTTGTGTGTAAAATTGGTGCTGGCATTAAATTTTTGTGCCAGGACCCACTGGAATGATTTTGTTTATATAATTTAGCTTTCTCAATTAAATGCAATATGTCATTAGATCGCAGTGTTATCTCTTGTAAGTTTGATATCCATTTTGCTTGTAAAGATTCCTTGTCTGCATTAGCAGGAGTTTTGAGCTGACCCCCAACGACATCACCAATTAATACAAATCTGTACCACATGCCGCCTGCTGTTTCAACGGCCAGTAAAGTCTTGGGGTCACAATGCATACCAGTTTCCTCTAAAACTTCTCTTAAAGCAGCTTGAACGATAGTTTCTCCTTTCTCCATTCGACCGGCAGGTAAGTACCACTTGCCTGCACAGCTTTCTTTAGCTTCCTGCATCATTAAAACTTCATTACTTTCATTAATTATCACACAAGCGACGACGTATGTGACATTCTCCCCAAGTACAGGTTTGAAATTAGACGGTGTTGTAGGAGTTATACCCTGAGATTCAGCAACACTATTTTGATCAGCGATAGTAAAATCACAAAAATCGTTTTCATCTCCTTCCAAACCAAGACCTTCCAATAGTTTAGAGATGTTGGAATCTACTTGGCGCGACATGGTTACCTACTTTGTAACAGTAAATTTTATATGGAATGTATGAACAATGTGTACACTGATTATTCAACATGAAATAGTCTAACAGTACTGTGTAATTAACTCAAGTTTGATCatggtaagtaaataaaattaaaaacaagatTTCGACACAAGTTCAACCAAAAAATGTATGTTGTTTACGTCAGCCTTCGAAACCGGTAGATCCGGTTGTAGTAGTGTTCCTTTTACTGAAAAAGGTCCGTAGTATTATAATTGAATTATCAATTGAATACGGTAAACCTTGACTTTTTTTACACTAGCTACAATCATAACAACTATTGAACTAAAAGGAACACAAATTTTATGACAGTTTTGACATTGAGATTGTGTTGATTTGACACTTGACAGCAATGACAGCTCTTCACCTGTCTGTGATTTCTGAACGAAAAGGGCAGGACAATTTTTCCAGCCCctgcataattttattattcacaTTAATCACCGGTCCAATAAACTCACTATCATGTCTGTCCTGAAGACGAATATGCTGGTAAAAGTCTGACCAATTACTTAAGTGCTATAGTTCGATATATTAAAATGCTTAAATTACGTAATGTGCTTTTGCAGGTGCGATCCTTGAGCACCTCGTCAGCTGCAGCTCAGATGGTAAAGCCGCCGGTTCAAGTATTCGGCATGGAAGGCCGCTATGCATCGGCTCTTTATTCTGCAGCATCCAAAAGCAAGTCCCTTGACGCTGTCGAAAAGGAACTTGTAAGCTTCCAGAAGTCTATTAAAACCGACGCCAAACTTAAGGAATTTCTGATTAATCCTACCCTCAAGAGGTCCCTCAAAGTCGATGCTCTGAAACATCTTTCTACCAAGGTTAGTTGGATAGTGGTTTATGTCTGTATACCATCACTGCTAAAGTGAGGTTATgattcaaacaaaataaatgttaatgatTTATTTCCAGACCAATTTATCTGCCACCACTGGTAACTTGCTAGGACTTATGGCGGAAAATGGCCGTCTTGGCAAACTGGACACAGTTATCAATGCTTTCAAAATTATGATGGCTGCTCACCGTGGCGAGGTTACTTGTGAAGTAATCACTGCCAAACCTCTGGACCAGGCCCAGAAACAGAACCTAGAAGCTGCACTAAAGGTAAGTactataaattaatacttagtgCCAATATTACAATAATAGTTGGATGTGAATGAGAATGATATTTTTAGAAGTTAGAAGGTAATAGAGTAAATTCTAAATGGAATGTATAAATCTGTTTCTAACAAGAATAAATAAactgattatattattatttacattgcaatttataaatattcaaaTCCTGCTCTTACCAGTATTTAGTAATTGACTATTTAACTACATAATGTGAAAAAGTTAAGTCATGATGTACAAATACTTATACGCAGCTTTCTTTGTTTTCAACTGAGCACCATTGTACTGTAATAGGTGTAGTAATAATATGACTGCCAGTCGGCATACATGGGAGGATACCTTACCCTCAAATATTGTTTGTTGACCACTTTCCTAGTAAtacaaacataaatattttgtttcagaaattcCTGAAGGCCAATGAAACCTTACAACTCACAGCAAAGGTTGATCCTAGCTTGATTGGAGGCATGGTTGTCTCTATCGGCGACAAGTATGTAGATATGAGTGTTGCCAGCAAAGTCAAAAAATACACTGAACTCATCAGTGCTGCTGTTTAAATAAACAAGATATGTTGTAGCTGTGGCATGATTAGACAAGGATAATATACTATGTTTAAACCTCTAAAATGTGTATTTCAttctaaaaaactaaaatttgttTCCCTACCATAGCTCTCTAAAGAGTGcattacaatttattacaaaacaataaattattagaataaagtttatgtattatgtttattattcaCAATGTCTAGTGTCTACCACTTTATAAAAATGGTACCTGAAAGCAACTTATCATCATAATTGATGCAGTATTATTTGAATTGTTACTCTTAAAAAATCCAATAAATCCAAATTGCCTAACTTTATGTAactataaaagttttatttatattatgataGTGATTTATTGTTTGATATTTCATGAATAACGAATGTTCAACTGAAAAGGACTACAAGTATGAAATTAAAGACAGTAGTAGGTGCATCAAAAAAACAAGTAATGTAATCATTCAAACATAAAATTTAATAGTGCTCCTTGCACAACTTAAAAAACACttatccataacaaaaaataatactttcagATAATAACACTTTGTTAAATTATCTTCAGATTCAACATGGAATACTTTTGAGATCAATATACAGCTAATATTGAGATCATTATAATTGAACTGTATCTTGtaacaataaacaatattcTACTATTATCCTTCCGTTGGGGCTGCTTCCCCTTTTAGCAAAGCATTTTCAGCTTCCAGTTCTGCAATGCGGGCCCTAGCTGCTTCCAGCTCATCGTCACCACCGTCTGTGCCCAAGTGTTTGCGGACATACTCTAATGCATCTTCTGGTTTATCTGGTTCTTCATATAAACTTACAAGAACTTTTGTAAGAGCATCCATGACCCCAGCTCTTTCTAAATAGCGTCTGAATTCTTCTCTCTTGGAATCTATAGGCTAAAAATAAAAGGGATGATTTAGTATGGTATCAGGTAAATAAAACGATTATGTACTGATACCTAGTTTTGATAAATACATAGGTATTCCCTCTGAACACTTTTTAGACCCAAACCTAAATTCAGAATTTTTGTTATTAACATGTAATACAATTTTACACTACCAAACCAACAAGGAAACTAGTTGTAATCACTGATACCGGCCATGAAAAATGATTTGTTTGAAAAATCGTAAAGTTACTCACTTTGTACGACGacattttatttagttgaaGTTGTATGAGATCGCTTAATTGCTTATTTgataacaattagttatttttatgtatgttttaaCGATCAATTCCaattttcaacaaaataaaaagaacaaTTGTTTTCTTCGCTCGTCCGTAAAATCGCGACGGAAATGacatttgacatttaattttttttctgtacaTAAAAAAGGTTGTGGTTCCTAATTATTTGGCCAAATAAAAACCGATTATAAAAATTATCGGAATCAGAACGATGGGTGGTCTTACAGATATGGATAGAGGTGGTCTACAAATAGATTTTAGGATAGTTCTACCAGACCAGCCAGCCCTAGACAAAATGTAACAGATTTGAAAAATGGTCTAAGCTAAGTCTTTCTATGGAGATTTAATGAACTCGATCAAAGTGCCACTTGTAAGCCGTGCCACAGCCCGCTGGTAAGAGCAACAAAGAGTATCTTCTTCTATGTGGTAGACACAAAAAATGTAGTAAGCCTTCAAAACTTGATTATGAACTTGAACCCTTCCTAGAATTATTAACCTATAACACTGTCCGTCCAGTGCAGATGGCGCCACAAAGATGAAGATGCCATGGAAATATTTTGTGAACGGCGAGTGGTATTTGAGAGGAGCCAAAGCTGGAACTGAGCTAATTCAAATTTGGATGggaataaacaaacaaaatgtagtgaattagttttttatttgtgtaCAGCCACAAGTTTGTGACAATCGAAAGTTAAAAATAGCAAAGGCACATCGAATAAgcctgaaaataatattattgagtacataaaaataacttattaactCAATGTTACCAAATTACAAAATatgaataaatgaaaatacttatTACTTCTTTAAAACTAATTAGTATGTAAGCTGACTTAAGATTCATCATCACTTCCTGCTGGTTGCTTCGGTTTAGGACCTCCTGCTCGCTTGGCCATGATGATTTGGTCAACCTTTAGGATTGTTGTGGCTGCTCCTACTGCATATTTCAATCCCCACTGTTTCAGAATGTAAGCATCAAGAATACCTTTTTCTTTGGCATCTGTGACACCATTGTTTTCAGAGTCAATGTCATATCCTGCATTTTTGTTACCCtcctgaaaaaagaaaaatcatataaaatataatgcAATTTAAGAAAAATCTTGGTCAAGTTATCACACAAGTTAGCATACTGATATTCCCATAGATACATATGTATAGGCATAGCAAAGGGAATCGTTTGACTGTTTATAGTAAGTTATCTTGGAATATTTTGGTCAACTACCCAGTTGATTACTATACATACCTTGTGTGCTTTGTAGATGTTATTGACAACCTCTGTAGCATTGGCACCAGAGTTGTCTGCCAGGGCTCGTGGAATGCTCTCTAAGGCGACTGCAAACTTCCTTACAGCATATTGTTCAAGTCCAGGAAGGGTGTCGGCGTACTGAAGAAGCCTTTGAGCCAATTCAATTTCTGTTGCTCCAGCACCAGGGACGAATCTGGAAAAGGATTTATAAACTCAGTATACATTTTATATGTTTACATATTTATCATATCATGAAACTTATGGAATTATTGTAATGATAATAAACAACATTCTTGCTGTCTATGTTATACTTACTGCCCATCACGGGTGATTCCCTTGAAAGTGTTGACACCATCATCAATAGCTCTCTCAACGTCATCCATGAAGTTGTCAGTGGACCCCCTGATGACGACGGTGGTGATGCGCGACTCCGTGCTCTCCATACGGAACACAACCACTCTGGTGTCTCCTACTTCCTCCACCTTCACAACGTCACAGTAGCCGAGTTCCTCTGCAGTAGGAGTAGTTAGTCTGGGCAGCACCTTAAATTCATTCATTGGTTTGAATGCAATTCTCCAATCTATTAAAATACATTTGTATACTACTAACATTAGAATTACTTACAGTAGCATTGACAGTTTTTGCCAGACGTCTGAGGTCAAATTTAGAATTGAGACGTACTGCCATTAGTCCATGTTTGTTCAGGTAATGTAGAGCCATATCACCAAACTTAGCTCCAGCAACGACTACCTTCACACCTGCATCAGCAATGTCCTTGATTTGCTTTTCGAGGAGTGATTCCTCACCACGACTGAAGTTCAGTAGTTCATCAGCTGTTTTGATCAGAACGGTGCCTTTGGTTTCAGTTTGTGTGATATCTACAGGGCAAGAGTACACAGCTACTTTGGCTTGAGTGGCAGAACCGACATCCCCTTCTACTTCACGTTTGAATACCATTCCAGATAATACTTCTGATTGGAGGAGACCAGCTCCAAGGACCTGAAAGTATGAAGATGCTTGAGAAATGTTTAAACAtgagaaaaaacattttgatTCAATAATTGAAAATTGAGTAATGCATACCTTACAAATCCTAACATTGTCAACATTGAAAGTAGTTTTCTCAGGCAACAAACCCACACAGGCTTTAACCACGAGTCCAGCAATGAAATCTTCATAACCATACTGTTTAGACATAATAGAAGACTGAATGGCCTGTGTGATTCCTGGAATATCTTTGAAGTCAGTTATTTTTTGACAGACCAGCTCGGGAAGGATTTCTAGACACTTATCAAGTGCCCTCTCATAGCCCTCAGCTATCTCACTAGTTGTTACGCCCAGTCGGAGCAATTCTTCAGCGGCTTCCAATAGAGCACCAGACAACACGATCACAAAGTTGGTACCGTCACCCACTTCTGCATCTTGCATTTGACTGCCGAGAACCATCAATTTGGCTGCTGGGTGCTCCACATCGAGTTCTCTAATAATTGTACCAGCATCGCTAGTAACAAACTGTTTGTCAATGTGGTTGATTATCATTTTGTTCATCCCATTCGGACCATAAGCAGATCGAACACTTTGGGCAAACTGTTTACAAGCAGTTATATTACGATACACTGCTTCCTCCAAACCAGAGAAcatctgaaataaataaattctagaTAAAGCATAGGACaaaatttcaacaaaaaaattctTGATGTTTTCGACttctgaaatatttatgagataaaacctattttttttgttattttaatactaATTTAATAGTTACCGAACAGCATTATTGTTAAATTTTAGAGTTTTTAGCAAAAATAGAATCATACTGTTATCCACACGGCACATGACAAACCACCGGATTAATCATCTTTGGTTATACAGTAAGAACTTACCCGTGCTCCCTCTTTCAACATCTGGGGCACTCCTGGTGCTTTGGGGATGTGTAAAGCCATTGTTAGAGGATAAtacgaaatatattttcaacgaTACAGGCAAATTTCTTCAATCTGAAATTCAAGAAATAAAGCCTCGTGATTTCAAAGATGACTGAAAAAGAACTGAGTGACATTTGTTCTTTTTACAAACTTGTGGCAAAGGGATCTACTTTTTTTTGGTTGACAACGATTTAAAGATAGAcactattttacaaaaaaaaaactaacagaAAAAAAATGCCTTTCCCTGAACAGAGATGGTGTCTATCATGCTAACAGGAAAGCTATCAGGCCATGAAGAGCTATGATGAAGGGTGGAAAGTTAGCTTCTCCCAGAATCATAAACTCACACACAAGGTATTGGCCATCttcatgaagctaaagataaaaatggagggcagagttggaacaaaaacttgagtcaaatacctacttatatctatctcgctctctgcggccctacctctctttttagtgtgaactgtagtattgctatcttctgatttaaatctccttgtaaattcttcgaaatagctaattcactaaccaaatcagaagttaaacaaataaataattaatatttgaaactaagatttcctagttaaataaaaaatcacaaaattgtcggccatttaggcttaatgtgttggcgaatcagggaattacaatcccaattcctgggtaatcggtaccatgtggcaacatcggcccaatctggcccatcatggcggttgtttactattttgttaagcagttaatttcgtttgagattgtttacaggaaataatcattgttttatcacaagaattggtgcaaaattttgtagtgcgtggttgcggtagtacgtggtgtcctggaagtgacataagattccacgcgtaagtgtttatttcgtgatttccgacattggatcattgtaaacatttttcacattttttacagtaatttcttcctaaaacgttttaccagtaattacacttatcatttttaatgatacctatgtcaagaaataaagattttacattggtttcattgaatttgagcaattttatattttttgtttatttagaaagagcgagtctgcccacagagagcgagatagtgatacttagtttgtgcttc encodes the following:
- the LOC135076223 gene encoding 8-oxo-dGDP phosphatase NUDT18; this translates as MSRQVDSNISKLLEGLGLEGDENDFCDFTIADQNSVAESQGITPTTPSNFKPVLGENVTYVVACVIINESNEVLMMQEAKESCAGKWYLPAGRMEKGETIVQAALREVLEETGMHCDPKTLLAVETAGGMWYRFVLIGDVVGGQLKTPANADKESLQAKWISNLQEITLRSNDILHLIEKAKLYKQNHSSGSWHKNLMPAPILHTKDLLRLIVVIKKRSTNKLHVLLSEKTSIHFPTCEINPAKSIHSTLRRFMVEMFGADVGQHRPLGLLNVEADPGADGLCLTLLVAFRPPLEEVPLIGKCAWQEVGQDNENRLLALITTKNSTVELHVVR
- the LOC135076225 gene encoding T-complex protein 1 subunit theta; its protein translation is MALHIPKAPGVPQMLKEGARMFSGLEEAVYRNITACKQFAQSVRSAYGPNGMNKMIINHIDKQFVTSDAGTIIRELDVEHPAAKLMVLGSQMQDAEVGDGTNFVIVLSGALLEAAEELLRLGVTTSEIAEGYERALDKCLEILPELVCQKITDFKDIPGITQAIQSSIMSKQYGYEDFIAGLVVKACVGLLPEKTTFNVDNVRICKVLGAGLLQSEVLSGMVFKREVEGDVGSATQAKVAVYSCPVDITQTETKGTVLIKTADELLNFSRGEESLLEKQIKDIADAGVKVVVAGAKFGDMALHYLNKHGLMAVRLNSKFDLRRLAKTVNATVLPRLTTPTAEELGYCDVVKVEEVGDTRVVVFRMESTESRITTVVIRGSTDNFMDDVERAIDDGVNTFKGITRDGQFVPGAGATEIELAQRLLQYADTLPGLEQYAVRKFAVALESIPRALADNSGANATEVVNNIYKAHKEGNKNAGYDIDSENNGVTDAKEKGILDAYILKQWGLKYAVGAATTILKVDQIIMAKRAGGPKPKQPAGSDDES
- the LOC135076224 gene encoding ATP synthase subunit O, mitochondrial is translated as MSVLKTNMLVRSLSTSSAAAQMVKPPVQVFGMEGRYASALYSAASKSKSLDAVEKELVSFQKSIKTDAKLKEFLINPTLKRSLKVDALKHLSTKTNLSATTGNLLGLMAENGRLGKLDTVINAFKIMMAAHRGEVTCEVITAKPLDQAQKQNLEAALKKFLKANETLQLTAKVDPSLIGGMVVSIGDKYVDMSVASKVKKYTELISAAV
- the LOC135076226 gene encoding c-Myc-binding protein, giving the protein MSSYKPIDSKREEFRRYLERAGVMDALTKVLVSLYEEPDKPEDALEYVRKHLGTDGGDDELEAARARIAELEAENALLKGEAAPTEG